In Rhodamnia argentea isolate NSW1041297 chromosome 1, ASM2092103v1, whole genome shotgun sequence, the genomic window CAATGACATTATCTCTCTGTAACTAGGGATGAGTATTTTCTcgaaaaacatgaaagaaaAGATTCATATATCTGGAGGACAGGATATTTTACCTTGTCATGGGCACCCCAGTCGATGGAGGAGACAAAGATGCTGTTGTTGGTGTTGGTGTCGGTGTCGTGGTAGTTGCTGGTGCAGATGATAATGGATAGGTCTGGTAAATGCAAGAACCAACGCCTGTACGAACATTGGAAAACGTTGAACTGATATTCTAAAGCATTACAGACGTTTACTAAGATTAGAGGAAAAGAAAGGTTAACAGAAATGCTGAAAGGATTCTTACTTGGATTGGCATTAACAACAACGGCAGTCCCCCCGAAGTCGCAGCTCGTAGCCACTGGATTCTTTTGATAGTAGCTGTTGAAAGCATAGGACGCGTGGTTCTGAAGAGTAGTCGGATTGTAACAGCTTGCGCCCTGCTGAATTTGCGAACAATCTGCTCCCCCGATGCCGCAAGCGTAATCCAGTGCTTGTTGTAGTGCAGTTTCCGATACTCCACTCCTGGCTACACACCAACTCTGTCCTGGGACTGCAGGTGCATTTGTAGTCGCCGGAGGTGCGACTGGGTTTGTGACGGGTGTTGTAACAGGAACGCCCCCTGGTGGTGACGGATATGTTGTCACGGGGTTAGTTACCGGCTGGGCCCCAGGGACTGCGATTGGTGTCGCGGCCGGATTTGTGATTGGCACGGGAGGGTTAACAGGATTTGTCGGGGGAAGCATGATAGGTGCCGCCGGATTTGTGACTGGCACGGGAGGGTTAACAGGATTTGTCGGGGGAAAGACAATAGGTGTTGCCGGAGGATTCTCTGGAGTTTCCGTGACTGGGGTGGTAGAAGGCACGGTGATGATGGTGGGTGCGGAGGTATCTGGAGTGGTGACTGGTGTTGCCGATACCGGAGTCACTGGGAATGTGGTTGTCGGAGAGGTAACCAAGTCGCGCAGACTGTGTTTCAGGTGGCTCAGGAGTTCTCTGTGGAAAGAAACTGGTCTTTTGTGTTGAACATCTCGATACCTGAGTTCTTGCATGTCTGATACATCTGTATAGAGTTCCACTATCTTGCCAGGTTTGGTCTGACCGTTGCTTTCTAATGATTTCAAGACACTATCAATCAACTGAGCCGCTTCTGCTGTGCTATGAAAAACTGGTGTTTTGAGGGACAGGACTAGAGGAATATGATTGGGTGAGAAAAGAGAACCGGCTAGAAGTGCTCTTTGAATGACAGAGCGAACAACCTTATCTCTGTCACCTGGTTCACTTGCGATATTGTCTTCAATGATTACCATCGGTGCCGACTTCTCAATGGAACTGAATAACCTATGCAGCGGCTCTTCTGAACCATCTTTCCCCAATCTCTCTAAGAAAGCCAGAGGAAAGGCCACAGAAACCTTCATCTTTTTCTCACTATTCATGACACCATTGACTAATGCCAAGGTGGATGAGATCTTGCGCAGCTCAGTTCGACCCACATTCTGATAACCAAATTCTAGTATTATGCCTTCTAATCTTGCTTGAGGATGAGACGCCAGTGTTTGGGCTTTGAGTTTGAGCAATGAAATAGAAGATGGTTCAGAATGCAGAACATTCTTAATTTGGTCTGCATTTAGGAAGAGGTGGACTGGTTCCCCAAAGTTGGTGAGAGAACTTAAACCTTGGTTATCAGCAGCAAATGTCTCGATCTGTGATGGAGCAACCTCTTTTAGCTTGAAGAATGTTGAAGTTTTAATACTCGATGAATCCGCAGTCTTCGCATTTGCATGGTAATAGAAACCCACCAGAGTTCCTGTCAAGGTTGATATGACAAAGATCAGAGACTGTGCACCAAGGCATACTGTGTTTTGAAGCAATCACTAAcacagaagaacaagaaaagaacagGGTAAAGGGTTCTGATAACCGATAAGGGCAATCGCAGTTCATCTTCCGTCGGTGAAGCACAAGAGTACTAGTTGTCGATTTCACATACCATGTTCATTAAATGCACAGGATGCAGACTTTCATTTCAGCTCCAAAAGGCCAAATGATTACACTGTATGATTTCCACTAATTTGTTTGGAAGAAAAAGCATATTCAGAGAGGAGAACAGACTGGGGTCACTTCACTTACCAGAATAACAAATGATGAGAAGAGACAAGGGGAATAAGAAGAGGCATTTGGAGGATCCTCTGGCCATTATTCTGAGATGTGTTTCCTGAGTCTAGGAGGAGAGGCAACAGGTAGATTTTCAATGCGTTTCGCGTACCGGCGGTTCTCAAAAGACACGATATGAACTGGGAATAAAAAGAAGCCAACTGGTGAGAGAAGTGGGGCCAAGAAAAGGCGTTCAAGATAAAGGGAAGAGGGAAAGGAGAAAAGGGGCAAAGGGAGGATGAAGACGACTGTGCTGCATGCAAATAAGTAatttaa contains:
- the LOC115740261 gene encoding mucin-17-like; this encodes MARGSSKCLFLFPLSLLIICYSGTLVGFYYHANAKTADSSSIKTSTFFKLKEVAPSQIETFAADNQGLSSLTNFGEPVHLFLNADQIKNVLHSEPSSISLLKLKAQTLASHPQARLEGIILEFGYQNVGRTELRKISSTLALVNGVMNSEKKMKVSVAFPLAFLERLGKDGSEEPLHRLFSSIEKSAPMVIIEDNIASEPGDRDKVVRSVIQRALLAGSLFSPNHIPLVLSLKTPVFHSTAEAAQLIDSVLKSLESNGQTKPGKIVELYTDVSDMQELRYRDVQHKRPVSFHRELLSHLKHSLRDLVTSPTTTFPVTPVSATPVTTPDTSAPTIITVPSTTPVTETPENPPATPIVFPPTNPVNPPVPVTNPAAPIMLPPTNPVNPPVPITNPAATPIAVPGAQPVTNPVTTYPSPPGGVPVTTPVTNPVAPPATTNAPAVPGQSWCVARSGVSETALQQALDYACGIGGADCSQIQQGASCYNPTTLQNHASYAFNSYYQKNPVATSCDFGGTAVVVNANPSVGSCIYQTYPLSSAPATTTTPTPTPTTASLSPPSTGVPMTSSGTPPAVVNPVSTSPTGFTLESPPAVNTSTSASTKLQPYSYTGNIVVLTTLVAARLMLAR